Proteins from a genomic interval of Desulfonatronum thioautotrophicum:
- a CDS encoding ATP-binding response regulator: protein MYKAQDAPTIMVVDDTPENLKLLQDLLGEQGYKVMAFPRGDRALQAAARHPPHLVLLDIRMPEMDGYEVCRLLKADERLRDIPVLFISAMNEVGDKVRAFAQGGVDYVTKPFQADEVLARVATHLRLRRLFLESEQRNQVLIDELPDVVMRLDEQIRFTFVSKKIRLIGSLEPGAYLGKTPRELGLAPSLVELWEQHVPEVFRTGAPVEQEVVHVEAGGTTLTLNLRLVPERDGQGRTASVLALGRDVTRQKRYEQDLLLAKETAEKALKTKKEFLANMSHELRTPLNGIVGMMQVMQAGCTEREQREYLHLALDSAQHLTGILSDILEFADLDAGTMELRCRDFSIRETLDGLVGVFLPQARQRQVNLVCRVATSLPAKLVGDEARLRQILVNLVGNALAFTSEGEVSIRVEPSEVAHEKQVAVLFTVADTGVGIDEVDRERIFEPFTQADGSSTRSHGGIGMGLTLAKGLAELMGGALELTSEPGRGVTARLTLPFQPAGADLA, encoded by the coding sequence ATGTATAAAGCGCAGGACGCACCGACCATCATGGTCGTGGACGACACGCCGGAGAACCTGAAGCTGTTGCAGGATCTGCTCGGCGAACAGGGATACAAAGTCATGGCTTTTCCCCGGGGGGATCGGGCTTTGCAGGCCGCTGCCCGGCACCCGCCGCACCTGGTTCTGCTGGACATCCGGATGCCGGAGATGGACGGGTACGAGGTCTGCCGCCTTCTCAAGGCCGACGAGCGGTTGCGGGACATTCCGGTGCTGTTCATCAGCGCCATGAACGAGGTGGGGGACAAGGTCCGCGCTTTTGCCCAGGGCGGGGTGGACTATGTGACCAAGCCCTTCCAGGCCGATGAGGTCTTGGCCAGGGTGGCGACCCACCTTCGGCTGCGCCGCCTGTTTCTGGAAAGCGAGCAGCGCAACCAGGTGCTCATCGACGAGCTGCCGGACGTGGTGATGCGCCTTGACGAGCAGATCCGGTTCACCTTTGTTTCGAAAAAAATCCGGTTGATCGGGAGCCTGGAACCGGGTGCGTACCTTGGCAAAACCCCTCGCGAACTCGGGCTTGCCCCATCGTTGGTCGAATTATGGGAACAGCACGTCCCGGAGGTGTTTCGCACCGGAGCCCCGGTGGAGCAGGAAGTGGTGCACGTGGAGGCCGGCGGAACGACCTTGACCCTTAATCTGCGTCTCGTTCCGGAACGGGACGGCCAGGGGCGGACGGCCTCGGTGCTGGCCCTGGGTCGGGATGTCACCCGGCAAAAAAGGTACGAGCAGGATTTGCTCCTGGCCAAGGAGACAGCGGAAAAGGCGCTCAAGACCAAGAAGGAGTTCCTGGCCAACATGAGTCATGAACTGCGCACGCCGCTGAACGGAATCGTGGGCATGATGCAGGTGATGCAGGCCGGATGCACGGAGCGCGAGCAGCGGGAATATCTCCATCTGGCCCTGGATTCTGCGCAGCATCTGACCGGGATACTGAGTGATATCCTTGAGTTCGCGGACCTGGACGCCGGCACGATGGAACTGCGGTGCCGGGATTTCAGCATCCGGGAAACCTTGGACGGCCTGGTCGGCGTGTTCCTGCCCCAGGCCAGACAGCGGCAGGTGAATCTGGTATGCCGGGTTGCTACCTCCTTGCCCGCGAAACTTGTGGGAGACGAGGCCAGGCTGCGCCAGATTCTGGTCAACCTGGTGGGCAATGCCCTGGCCTTCACCAGCGAGGGCGAGGTGAGCATCCGCGTCGAGCCTTCCGAGGTTGCCCATGAAAAACAGGTTGCTGTGCTGTTCACCGTGGCGGACACCGGAGTTGGCATTGACGAGGTGGATCGGGAACGGATCTTCGAGCCCTTTACCCAGGCGGACGGATCGTCGACCCGTTCCCATGGCGGTATCGGCATGGGGCTGACCCTGGCCAAGGGGCTGGCCGAGTTGATGGGCGGAGCCCTGGAATTGACCAGCGAACCTGGGAGGGGCGTCACGG